A single region of the Actinomycetota bacterium genome encodes:
- the accB gene encoding acetyl-CoA carboxylase biotin carboxyl carrier protein produces the protein MQPVFITDTTLRDAHQSLWATRMRLGDMLPILDKMDQVGYWSLEVWGGATFDAALRFLDENPWDRLRAIKRSCPKTPLQMLLRGQNLVGYRHYSDDLCRRFVHASKRNGIDVFRNFDALNDIRNIQVTAEAIKECGGIFEGALSYTVSPVHTLDSYLEHAQELKDAGADIIGIKDMAGMLTPFRTEKMVAALKKEIGLPIRVHCHYIGGMAPMNYLKAIEAGAQIIDTAVVALAFGNSQPAVEMIVAALKESQYDTGIDLELLFEIAEYWEDVRIRNNFKRGVTSLMHMQVFSHQVPGGMLSNLISQLELQNASDRLVEVLAEIPKVRAEVGYPPLVTPMSQIVGTQSVINVLTGKRWNVVPQEMKDYIRGLYGRAPGPMNSAIVEKVLGNEQPLSPDVRPGSLATTTYAEIEAEIGELAQSEEDVLMYALFPNEARNYLQANKDGLTGAVFRMGEEVKTVMEGDESMDVNKVREIVKIIELSDVSEIVIEEGESRIVVRKGTTGSGDFAASQSRQDSASAASASGAAAQTSPAHSPNGDQRPANWKPVIAPMVGTFYRSPSPGSPEYVQVGDSVAENQTLCILEAMKLMNEITAEEAGVIREVCLPDAAAVEYGTALFYYEPA, from the coding sequence ATGCAGCCTGTTTTCATCACGGACACAACGTTACGTGATGCGCACCAGTCCCTTTGGGCGACGAGGATGCGCCTGGGTGATATGTTGCCGATTTTGGACAAGATGGATCAGGTCGGCTACTGGTCGCTCGAGGTGTGGGGCGGCGCTACCTTTGATGCCGCACTGAGGTTCCTCGACGAAAACCCCTGGGACCGCCTGAGGGCTATCAAGCGTAGCTGCCCGAAGACCCCATTGCAGATGCTGCTTCGCGGCCAGAACCTGGTAGGCTACCGGCACTACTCAGATGATCTTTGCCGCAGATTCGTGCACGCTTCCAAGCGCAACGGCATCGATGTCTTCAGAAACTTCGACGCGCTCAATGACATCCGCAATATCCAGGTCACCGCAGAAGCGATTAAAGAGTGCGGCGGAATCTTTGAAGGCGCGCTTAGCTACACGGTCAGCCCGGTCCACACACTCGATTCCTATCTGGAGCACGCCCAGGAGCTCAAAGACGCCGGGGCGGACATCATCGGAATCAAGGACATGGCGGGGATGCTCACTCCATTTCGCACCGAGAAGATGGTCGCGGCGCTGAAAAAGGAGATAGGGCTTCCGATCAGGGTGCACTGCCACTACATCGGCGGGATGGCGCCGATGAACTACCTGAAAGCCATCGAAGCAGGCGCGCAAATCATCGATACGGCGGTTGTCGCGCTGGCATTCGGCAACAGTCAGCCGGCTGTCGAGATGATAGTCGCCGCTCTAAAGGAATCGCAGTACGACACCGGGATCGATCTTGAGCTGCTTTTCGAGATCGCCGAGTACTGGGAGGATGTTCGCATTCGCAACAACTTCAAGCGCGGCGTGACTTCACTGATGCACATGCAGGTATTCAGCCATCAGGTTCCTGGAGGAATGCTCTCTAACCTCATTAGCCAGCTTGAGCTGCAAAACGCCAGTGACCGGCTGGTAGAGGTTCTCGCCGAGATACCGAAGGTTCGCGCCGAGGTGGGGTATCCTCCGCTGGTCACTCCGATGTCACAGATTGTTGGCACCCAGTCGGTGATAAACGTCCTTACCGGCAAGCGCTGGAACGTCGTGCCGCAGGAGATGAAGGATTACATCCGCGGGCTGTACGGTCGTGCTCCAGGGCCGATGAACTCCGCGATCGTCGAGAAAGTTTTGGGCAATGAGCAGCCGCTCTCGCCCGATGTGCGCCCGGGCTCACTGGCGACAACGACCTACGCCGAGATAGAGGCCGAGATCGGAGAGCTTGCTCAAAGCGAGGAGGACGTACTAATGTATGCCCTCTTCCCTAACGAGGCGCGCAACTACCTGCAGGCAAACAAGGACGGTCTGACCGGCGCCGTTTTCAGGATGGGCGAAGAGGTCAAAACCGTCATGGAGGGAGATGAGTCTATGGATGTCAATAAAGTCCGCGAGATCGTGAAGATCATCGAGCTTTCCGATGTAAGCGAGATCGTGATTGAGGAAGGCGAGTCCAGGATCGTAGTTCGAAAGGGCACAACCGGATCCGGCGATTTTGCCGCCAGTCAGTCCCGTCAGGACTCCGCATCTGCCGCATCTGCTTCGGGCGCCGCTGCACAAACTTCGCCGGCCCACTCACCTAATGGCGATCAAAGACCGGCGAACTGGAAACCTGTTATCGCTCCTATGGTCGGAACGTTCTATCGCTCTCCGTCTCCCGGGTCGCCCGAGTACGTCCAGGTCGGGGATTCGGTAGCGGAAAATCAGACTCTTTGCATTCTCGAGGCGATGAAGCTCATGAACGAGATCACCGCCGAGGAGGCCGGAGTTATCCGTGAAGTGTGCCTGCCAGACGCTGCTGCGGTGGAGTACGGTACCGCCCTTTTCTACTACGAGCCGGCGTAG